Proteins from one Desulfonema limicola genomic window:
- the pyrH gene encoding UMP kinase — protein MPLPKFRKILLKLSGEALMGDQGFGIEPRMIQYVADEIRSITDLGIQVAVVVGGGNIFRGIAASSFNMDRTSADHMGMLATVINSLALQDALEKKGVQTRVQSAISMHELAEPYILRRAIRHLEKGRVVIFAAGTGNPYFTTDTAAVLRAQEIHAEILLKATKVNGLYTSDPQLDKKAEFIKNISYMKVLEKQLKVMDMTAISLAMDNKLPLIIFDMNQAGSMKNIVCGEEVGSRIS, from the coding sequence TTGCCTCTTCCCAAATTCAGAAAGATTTTGTTGAAATTGAGCGGAGAAGCCCTGATGGGAGATCAGGGTTTTGGTATTGAGCCGCGCATGATCCAGTATGTTGCTGATGAAATCCGTTCTATTACTGACCTGGGTATCCAGGTTGCTGTTGTAGTCGGCGGGGGAAATATTTTCAGAGGTATAGCTGCAAGTTCCTTTAATATGGACAGGACTTCTGCTGACCATATGGGAATGCTTGCTACAGTGATTAACAGCCTGGCGCTTCAGGATGCTCTTGAGAAAAAAGGTGTTCAGACAAGGGTTCAGTCTGCCATATCAATGCATGAACTTGCAGAACCCTATATCCTGAGAAGGGCAATCCGCCATCTTGAAAAAGGCAGGGTTGTTATTTTTGCAGCAGGAACCGGCAACCCTTATTTTACAACAGATACTGCCGCAGTGTTACGGGCCCAGGAAATCCATGCAGAAATCCTGTTAAAAGCAACAAAGGTCAATGGTCTTTACACCTCTGATCCCCAGCTTGATAAAAAAGCAGAATTTATAAAAAATATCAGCTATATGAAAGTGCTGGAAAAACAGCTTAAGGTTATGGATATGACAGCAATTTCACTGGCTATGGATAATAAACTTCCCCTTATAATATTTGATATGAATCAAGCCGGAAGCATGAAAAATATAGTATGCGGAGAAGAAGTAGGTTCTAGGATTAGTTAG
- a CDS encoding isoprenyl transferase, translating to MNSNAFPADMILPAPDEIPGHIAIIMDGNGRWAKKKLLNRVKGHEVGAGVVRTMVRTCSDLGVSYLTLYAFSTENWNRPKMEITALMMILKNFLKTELQEMLDKNIRFQSIGQIERLPEDVQQRLHETVEKTKNNSGMVLNLALSYGGRAEITEMVKNIALKVRNGKIDPDDIDSDLISNCLYTKGLPDPDLMIRTSGETRISNFLLWQLAYSELFFTNTLWPDFTREELIQIIIEFQGRERRFGKV from the coding sequence TTGAATTCTAATGCTTTTCCTGCTGACATGATCCTGCCTGCTCCTGATGAAATACCCGGACATATTGCCATTATCATGGATGGCAATGGCCGGTGGGCAAAAAAAAAGCTTTTAAACCGTGTTAAAGGCCATGAAGTAGGTGCAGGCGTGGTGCGTACCATGGTTCGTACCTGTAGTGATCTGGGGGTTTCCTATCTTACTCTTTATGCTTTTTCCACAGAAAACTGGAATCGGCCTAAAATGGAAATCACAGCTCTTATGATGATCTTGAAAAACTTTCTTAAAACAGAGCTGCAGGAAATGCTGGATAAAAATATCCGGTTTCAGTCAATAGGGCAAATTGAAAGGCTTCCTGAAGATGTTCAGCAGCGTTTACATGAAACTGTTGAAAAAACAAAAAATAATTCAGGCATGGTTTTAAATCTTGCACTCAGCTACGGGGGCCGTGCAGAAATTACCGAAATGGTAAAAAATATTGCCTTAAAGGTTAGAAACGGAAAGATTGATCCTGATGACATTGATTCTGACCTCATATCCAACTGTCTTTATACAAAAGGACTGCCTGACCCTGATCTTATGATAAGAACAAGCGGGGAAACACGAATCAGCAATTTTCTTTTATGGCAGCTTGCATATTCGGAACTTTTTTTTACCAATACCCTGTGGCCTGATTTTACAAGAGAAGAGCTGATTCAAATCATAATAGAATTTCAGGGTCGTGAACGAAGATTCGGCAAGGTTTAA
- the tsf gene encoding translation elongation factor Ts: MSEISAAMVKELREKTGAGIMDCKAALAESGADLEKAVDFLRKKGLATAQKRAGRAMSEGVIESYIHMGGKIGVMVEINCETDFVAKTDDFHEFAKNIAMHIAATAPAGIVPEDVPQELIEREKEIYKAQVLEMGKPEKMADKIVEGKISKFMKESCLLEQAYVKDPNTTIKDYLNEVIAKTGENITIKRFARFQLGD, translated from the coding sequence ATGTCAGAAATTAGTGCAGCAATGGTAAAGGAGCTTCGTGAAAAGACCGGAGCCGGAATTATGGATTGTAAGGCAGCACTTGCTGAAAGTGGTGCTGATCTTGAAAAAGCTGTTGATTTTTTAAGAAAAAAAGGTCTGGCAACTGCTCAGAAAAGAGCTGGCAGAGCCATGAGTGAAGGTGTTATCGAATCCTATATTCATATGGGAGGAAAAATCGGTGTTATGGTTGAAATCAATTGTGAAACTGATTTTGTTGCAAAAACAGATGATTTTCATGAATTTGCCAAAAATATTGCCATGCATATTGCAGCAACTGCCCCTGCCGGTATAGTTCCAGAAGATGTTCCCCAGGAACTTATTGAAAGAGAGAAAGAAATATACAAGGCACAGGTTCTTGAGATGGGTAAACCTGAAAAAATGGCTGATAAAATTGTTGAAGGTAAAATCAGCAAATTTATGAAAGAAAGCTGTTTGTTAGAGCAGGCATATGTTAAAGACCCCAATACAACCATTAAGGATTACTTAAACGAAGTTATTGCTAAAACTGGTGAAAACATTACCATTAAACGTTTTGCCAGATTTCAGCTTGGAGACTAA
- the frr gene encoding ribosome recycling factor, whose translation MIESTFNETRDRMGKSIAALEKELKRVRTGRASLSLLDGIKVDYYGTPTPLNQMASLSVPESRLINIQPWDVSVIKDIEKAILKSSLGLTPSNDGKLVRISIPPLTEQRRKELVKVVSKIGEDSKIAVRNIRRDSNELLKGLKNDGEISEDDSFKAQDQVQKITDEYIKQIDEICKEKEKEIIEF comes from the coding sequence ATGATTGAATCAACTTTTAATGAAACCCGTGACAGGATGGGCAAATCAATAGCTGCCCTTGAAAAGGAACTGAAAAGAGTTCGTACAGGCCGGGCATCCTTATCTCTTCTTGACGGAATAAAGGTGGATTATTACGGAACCCCCACACCCTTAAACCAGATGGCATCTCTTTCTGTTCCTGAAAGCCGTTTGATAAATATCCAGCCCTGGGATGTTTCAGTAATAAAGGATATTGAAAAAGCAATATTAAAATCAAGTCTGGGCTTAACACCTTCAAATGACGGCAAACTCGTAAGAATCAGTATTCCCCCTCTTACAGAACAGCGCCGCAAGGAGCTTGTAAAGGTTGTAAGTAAGATAGGAGAGGATTCAAAGATTGCTGTCCGTAATATCCGCAGGGATTCAAATGAATTATTAAAAGGCTTAAAAAATGACGGGGAGATTTCTGAAGATGATTCTTTTAAAGCACAGGATCAGGTTCAGAAAATAACAGATGAATATATAAAACAGATTGATGAAATCTGTAAAGAAAAAGAGAAAGAAATCATTGAATTCTAA
- a CDS encoding 1-deoxy-D-xylulose-5-phosphate reductoisomerase, protein MKKKSLSVLGSTGSIGRNVLKIAGMFPDFFDVRVLTAKDNVKLLADQIKMFKPELAVVFDKERENQLKQILPDKHNLEILNGESGYIKAAEHESVNMVIAAMMGAAGLKPTLAAIDAGKQIGLANKETLVMAGGLVMKKARQKNIDILPIDSEHSAIFQCMLGHRREDLDKILLTASGGPFLNTPKKDFANITPERALKHPNWSMGRKISIDSATLMNKGLEVIEAKHLFGISQDRIQVVVHPQSIIHSMVSYRDGSVIAQLGVPDMKGAIAYAMSYPERLPINQPVPDFAGIGSLTFQDPDMDKFPCLAMAFQACKTGGTMPAVLNAANEIAVEAFLNKDISFLHIPEIIQKTMEKHEPVQNPDITAIIQADQWARENAGEFIQKIK, encoded by the coding sequence ATGAAAAAAAAATCACTTTCAGTACTGGGTTCAACCGGCTCTATTGGCAGAAATGTTCTTAAAATTGCAGGAATGTTTCCTGATTTCTTTGATGTCAGGGTCTTGACAGCAAAAGATAATGTCAAATTACTGGCAGACCAGATCAAGATGTTTAAGCCTGAGCTTGCAGTAGTATTTGATAAAGAAAGGGAAAATCAACTTAAACAAATACTGCCTGACAAACATAACCTGGAAATTCTTAATGGAGAATCAGGTTATATTAAAGCTGCCGAACATGAATCTGTAAATATGGTAATAGCTGCCATGATGGGCGCTGCCGGTTTAAAACCGACTTTGGCAGCCATTGATGCAGGAAAACAAATAGGGCTTGCCAACAAGGAAACCCTGGTTATGGCAGGCGGACTGGTCATGAAAAAAGCCAGACAGAAAAATATAGACATTCTTCCCATTGACAGCGAACACAGCGCAATCTTTCAATGTATGCTCGGGCATAGACGTGAAGACCTGGACAAAATTCTTCTGACTGCATCAGGAGGCCCTTTTTTAAACACGCCCAAAAAGGATTTTGCAAATATCACACCTGAACGCGCTTTGAAGCATCCCAACTGGAGCATGGGCAGAAAAATAAGCATTGATTCTGCAACCCTTATGAACAAAGGGCTTGAGGTAATTGAAGCAAAACATCTTTTCGGAATTTCCCAGGACAGGATCCAGGTTGTTGTTCATCCCCAGAGCATTATCCATTCAATGGTTTCTTACAGGGACGGTTCTGTTATTGCCCAGCTTGGAGTGCCGGATATGAAGGGAGCCATTGCCTATGCCATGTCTTATCCTGAAAGACTTCCCATTAACCAGCCTGTGCCGGATTTTGCAGGCATAGGCTCTCTTACCTTTCAAGACCCTGACATGGATAAATTCCCATGCCTTGCAATGGCTTTCCAAGCCTGCAAAACAGGGGGAACAATGCCTGCTGTGCTTAATGCTGCCAATGAAATAGCAGTAGAGGCTTTTTTAAACAAAGATATTTCATTTCTGCACATACCTGAAATAATACAAAAAACAATGGAAAAACATGAGCCTGTACAAAACCCTGATATTACAGCAATTATTCAGGCAGATCAATGGGCAAGAGAAAATGCCGGGGAATTTATTCAAAAAATAAAATGA
- a CDS encoding phosphatidate cytidylyltransferase, protein MYLQRWITGLVILPFLIFLIYKGGLIFSLFICFITIISLGEYFRIVLHDQEKPIFGILPLIAMITGPAVILTANKFTTDLIFCIIAFNLIICALFSFTRFKSDPRILEKITKQIQAVIYIPVLLSFAVLIRNGSDGMIWLLFLLGIVFAGDIGALYAGTYFGKHKLCPSVSPGKTIEGSLGGLAANILTGSLIKMFFFPRMDWGAAVIFFICIGIAGQAGDLFESEFKRQAGIKDSGVILPGHGGILDRIDALLFALPVAYFFKKFILWV, encoded by the coding sequence ATGTATTTACAACGTTGGATTACCGGTCTTGTTATTCTTCCGTTTTTAATCTTTCTTATTTATAAAGGCGGATTGATTTTCAGTTTGTTTATTTGTTTTATTACAATTATTTCCCTGGGAGAATATTTCAGGATTGTGCTTCATGATCAGGAAAAGCCTATTTTCGGAATTTTGCCCCTTATTGCCATGATAACAGGGCCTGCTGTTATTCTTACAGCAAATAAATTTACAACAGATCTTATTTTCTGCATTATTGCTTTTAATCTGATTATCTGTGCTTTATTTTCTTTTACCAGGTTTAAATCTGATCCCCGAATCTTAGAAAAAATTACAAAACAAATTCAAGCTGTTATATATATTCCTGTACTTCTTTCCTTTGCAGTCCTCATACGAAACGGTTCTGACGGCATGATTTGGTTGTTATTTCTTTTGGGAATTGTATTTGCCGGAGACATCGGGGCCTTGTATGCAGGTACATATTTTGGAAAGCATAAGCTTTGTCCCTCTGTCAGCCCCGGCAAAACAATTGAGGGTTCATTAGGGGGACTGGCTGCCAATATTCTTACAGGCTCATTAATCAAGATGTTTTTTTTCCCAAGGATGGACTGGGGGGCTGCTGTTATCTTTTTTATCTGCATCGGTATTGCCGGGCAGGCGGGAGATTTATTTGAGTCAGAATTTAAAAGACAGGCTGGAATAAAGGACTCAGGTGTCATTTTGCCTGGTCATGGCGGTATCCTGGATCGGATTGATGCTCTTTTATTTGCTTTACCGGTTGCATATTTTTTTAAAAAATTTATCTTGTGGGTTTAG